In Campylobacter concisus, a single window of DNA contains:
- a CDS encoding glycosyltransferase family 2 protein, with product MSEPLISIVTATYKRPELLKKAIKSALAQSYKNLEIIVTDDGDDESASEICKSFNDARIKFVKNSAHKKSPNGNKNNGFDNATGEFVCLLDDDDELLPEAIAQCYEILKSGEYSCVFADAICEKDGVMTEVVAGRSPYSKSGAMSKVDYHCGRINGEYFKLFSREFIDGFRFDESSFGGENELYIRFFEKNVFYLKKPLYIYRIARSDSATLNAGKHALNVANAYIKTANLHYDIAIKNEPKFLAMQYKNAAYYAKIAGEYGLMLRCIFKSLSIKFSKEAFIFLLLSPLPSGILPALSRLRVKIKQRFGV from the coding sequence ATGAGCGAGCCATTAATCAGCATCGTAACCGCGACTTACAAGCGTCCAGAGCTTTTAAAAAAGGCCATAAAAAGTGCTCTAGCTCAAAGCTATAAAAACCTAGAGATCATAGTCACTGACGACGGCGATGACGAGAGTGCGAGTGAAATTTGCAAGAGTTTTAACGACGCTAGGATCAAATTTGTAAAAAATAGCGCTCACAAAAAGAGCCCAAATGGCAATAAAAATAACGGCTTTGACAACGCAACAGGCGAGTTTGTCTGCTTGCTCGATGATGACGATGAGCTTTTACCAGAGGCGATTGCCCAGTGCTATGAAATTTTAAAAAGTGGCGAGTATTCGTGCGTTTTTGCAGACGCTATCTGCGAGAAAGATGGCGTGATGACCGAGGTCGTGGCTGGTAGAAGCCCATATAGCAAGAGTGGGGCGATGAGTAAGGTTGATTATCACTGCGGGCGGATAAATGGCGAGTATTTTAAGCTTTTTTCACGTGAATTTATAGACGGCTTTAGGTTTGACGAGAGCAGTTTTGGTGGCGAAAATGAGCTTTACATCCGCTTTTTTGAAAAAAATGTCTTCTATCTTAAAAAGCCACTTTATATCTACCGCATCGCAAGAAGCGATAGTGCTACGCTAAATGCCGGCAAACACGCGCTAAATGTGGCAAACGCTTACATTAAAACTGCAAATTTGCACTACGACATTGCTATAAAAAATGAGCCAAAATTTCTAGCTATGCAGTATAAGAACGCCGCTTACTACGCCAAAATAGCGGGCGAATATGGCCTTATGCTAAGGTGTATCTTTAAAAGTCTTAGCATTAAATTTAGTAAAGAAGCGTTTATATTTTTACTGCTTAGTCCACTCCCAAGTGGCATTTTACCAGCACTCTCAAGGCTTAGAGTAAAAATCAAACAAAGGTTTGGCGTATGA
- a CDS encoding glycosyltransferase family 25 protein, with protein sequence MNEIYLISLAKDTRRRELLQQKFSSYDSFNLIDAVDGRELNAKEYYKIISPSFKAYGKVLSPAEVGCSLSHMKTYEAFLASEAKFALIFEDDVIGDDNAIKEAFLAASKMPENSVLICGMQDGLEGRFSAFGKKVDTSLSKPLWQVSKHSFSSIYRAGAYVLTKKSAKNLLEIHKNVLCTTDVWDYLLGVNDMQMYFCDLFAHPTDLSGSNIEGERLERGYSANLKAYIKTIKFILFSRLEKLQGYERIFKRG encoded by the coding sequence ATGAATGAAATTTATCTGATCTCTTTGGCTAAAGACACCAGAAGACGCGAGCTTTTGCAGCAGAAATTTAGCTCTTATGATAGCTTTAATCTAATAGACGCAGTGGACGGCAGGGAGCTAAATGCAAAGGAGTACTACAAGATCATTTCGCCATCATTTAAAGCTTACGGCAAGGTTTTAAGCCCAGCAGAGGTTGGCTGTTCGCTCTCGCATATGAAGACCTACGAGGCATTTTTGGCAAGTGAAGCCAAATTTGCCCTCATCTTTGAAGACGACGTTATAGGAGATGATAATGCCATAAAAGAGGCCTTTTTGGCAGCTAGCAAGATGCCTGAAAACAGCGTGCTCATATGTGGCATGCAAGATGGGCTGGAAGGCAGGTTTAGCGCCTTTGGTAAAAAGGTGGATACTAGCCTAAGTAAGCCGCTTTGGCAGGTCTCAAAGCACTCATTTTCAAGCATTTATAGAGCAGGGGCTTATGTGCTAACCAAAAAAAGTGCTAAAAATTTGCTTGAAATCCACAAAAATGTGCTTTGTACGACCGATGTTTGGGACTATTTGCTTGGCGTTAATGATATGCAGATGTATTTTTGCGATCTTTTTGCGCATCCAACAGATCTTAGTGGTTCAAACATCGAGGGCGAGCGCCTTGAGAGAGGATATAGCGCAAATTTAAAGGCCTATATAAAAACAATTAAATTTATACTTTTCTCAAGGCTTGAAAAGCTTCAAGGCTATGAGAGAATTTTTAAAAGGGGCTAA
- a CDS encoding glycosyltransferase, whose amino-acid sequence MKKLAVFLYSMGPGGAERNVANLLTFLIKRYEVHLILMSKVIAYEIPSEVQIHFIENSDPYESGLKKLARLFLAMPMLAFKYKKLCQNLGVDMQFVLMNRPCYIAGVARILGLKARLVISERSCPSILYKDDLSGRVNKFLLTHLYKKADLILANAAGNKEDLVRNFGMSEAKTKVLYNALDLKTINLLKNQPLESDFKPFFINIGRLDSGKNQAMLIKIIASINDPRATLGILGKGPLKDELQNLIDELGVGERVRLLGTDKNPFRHIKNALCLLCASRFEGFSNVLLEALACEKTIISTEHKSGAKELLGDSEFGILVPVDNENAMKEAMIKVLNESKIRQNFENVAYNRAKFFDSENIGSELINFLENPNE is encoded by the coding sequence GTGAAAAAATTAGCCGTTTTTTTATACTCTATGGGGCCTGGTGGGGCTGAGCGAAATGTGGCAAATTTACTGACATTTTTGATAAAACGTTATGAAGTTCATCTCATCTTAATGAGTAAGGTCATCGCTTACGAGATCCCAAGCGAGGTGCAGATCCACTTTATAGAAAATAGCGATCCTTATGAGAGCGGGCTAAAGAAGCTTGCAAGGCTCTTTTTGGCGATGCCAATGCTAGCGTTTAAGTATAAAAAGCTTTGTCAAAATTTAGGCGTCGACATGCAGTTTGTGCTGATGAATCGCCCATGCTACATCGCTGGGGTTGCTAGGATTTTAGGGCTAAAGGCTAGGCTGGTTATCAGCGAGCGAAGCTGTCCATCGATCCTATATAAAGACGATTTAAGCGGACGAGTTAATAAATTTTTACTCACTCATCTTTATAAAAAGGCTGATCTCATTTTGGCAAATGCAGCTGGCAACAAAGAGGATCTGGTGCGAAATTTTGGTATGAGCGAGGCAAAAACAAAGGTGCTTTATAACGCCCTTGATCTAAAAACTATAAATTTACTAAAAAATCAGCCGCTAGAGAGTGATTTTAAGCCATTTTTCATAAACATTGGACGTCTTGATAGCGGTAAAAATCAAGCCATGCTAATAAAAATAATAGCTTCGATTAACGACCCTCGTGCCACGCTTGGCATCCTTGGCAAAGGGCCTTTAAAAGATGAGCTGCAAAATTTGATAGATGAGCTTGGCGTGGGAGAGCGAGTAAGGCTTCTTGGCACTGATAAAAACCCTTTTAGGCACATAAAAAACGCTTTGTGCTTGCTTTGTGCTTCGCGTTTTGAGGGCTTTTCAAACGTCTTGCTTGAAGCGCTAGCATGCGAAAAAACTATCATTTCAACCGAGCACAAGAGCGGTGCAAAAGAGCTTTTGGGCGATAGTGAGTTTGGCATTTTAGTGCCTGTTGATAACGAAAATGCGATGAAAGAGGCGATGATAAAAGTGCTTAACGAGTCAAAGATAAGGCAAAATTTTGAAAATGTTGCGTATAATCGGGCTAAATTTTTTGATAGTGAAAATATAGGGAGCGAGCTTATAAATTTTTTGGAAAATCCTAATGAATAG
- a CDS encoding glycosyltransferase, with protein sequence MKILFVTSTLRSGGAERVCAVIASRFSLDHDVSLVKFDKDEPFYELASGVKLINLGVGADELGLIGNLKKRVLKVLALRALIREGKFDAVISFLDAVNTLVLFSSAGLKTPIIISEHTNYLAPKRAIFKVLRRISYPFANALSVLSDEDFGYYSKFCKNVMKIYNPLFEEVRSESFTKENLVIFVGRLNKIKNCEMFVRVAANLEQSGYKFAVAGDGGERANLENLAKSLGADVEFLGNVSDIASLYKRAKVLLSCSNFEGLGNTLIEAINYDCVRVATSTSGAKELIKDGFDGLLCEINDAEQMSEKLANLLQDEAKISEFAKDARARLDEFSVEQIYKKWLELLRLGGVK encoded by the coding sequence ATGAAGATATTATTTGTCACATCAACGCTTAGAAGTGGCGGTGCGGAGCGAGTTTGCGCGGTGATCGCGTCAAGGTTTAGCTTGGATCACGATGTAAGCCTTGTTAAATTTGACAAGGACGAGCCATTTTACGAGCTAGCAAGTGGCGTAAAGCTCATAAATTTAGGCGTTGGGGCTGACGAGCTTGGCTTAATTGGAAATTTAAAAAAGAGAGTTTTAAAGGTGCTTGCTTTAAGAGCGCTCATAAGAGAGGGCAAATTTGACGCTGTGATATCCTTTTTAGACGCCGTAAATACCTTGGTACTCTTTAGCTCAGCTGGGCTAAAAACGCCTATAATCATAAGCGAGCACACAAACTACCTTGCGCCAAAAAGAGCCATTTTTAAGGTGCTAAGACGCATAAGCTATCCATTTGCAAACGCACTTAGCGTCTTAAGTGACGAGGATTTTGGTTACTATTCGAAATTTTGCAAAAATGTGATGAAAATTTATAACCCACTCTTTGAAGAGGTACGCAGTGAGAGCTTTACTAAAGAAAATTTAGTCATCTTTGTTGGCAGGCTAAATAAGATAAAAAACTGCGAAATGTTTGTAAGAGTGGCTGCAAATTTAGAGCAAAGCGGCTATAAATTTGCTGTCGCTGGAGATGGCGGCGAGAGGGCAAATTTAGAAAATTTAGCCAAAAGCTTGGGCGCTGATGTAGAGTTTTTAGGCAATGTAAGCGACATCGCCTCGCTTTATAAAAGGGCAAAGGTACTGCTCTCTTGCTCAAATTTCGAGGGTCTTGGAAATACCTTGATAGAGGCGATAAACTATGACTGCGTGCGGGTCGCGACTAGCACAAGCGGGGCAAAAGAGCTTATAAAAGATGGTTTTGATGGCTTGCTATGCGAGATAAATGATGCAGAGCAGATGAGCGAAAAGCTTGCAAATTTGCTGCAAGATGAAGCAAAAATAAGTGAATTTGCCAAAGATGCAAGGGCTAGACTTGATGAGTTTAGCGTGGAGCAAATTTATAAAAAATGGCTGGAGCTTTTAAGGCTTGGAGGTGTGAAGTGA
- a CDS encoding glycosyltransferase: protein MKILFVIAALRNGGAERVLNVLANELSKDNEITIALLEEDLGLYKFSEKINIINLNVTGSGLALKFKKILALRVLFKEQRADLIMSFIDWTNVACVLANLGLKSKLIATEHHEHSYLKSKIASAMRDISYRFIDGLSVLSKSDYDYYKFAKNREVIHNPLFIDVPEICEKQNVILSVARLEAVKGYDVYFEALSKVSKSLLDGWEIKIAGSGRQEVQLKQMASNLGLNVKFLGHMSDVSKLYSEAKIFTLCSRSEGLSNVLIESGAFGCARLSSDTVGARELIREGIDGLIFKNGDADDLKDKLEMLLKDENLRQKLAKNASESANLFSKENIIKQWREFIKKVVSK from the coding sequence GTGAAAATTCTTTTTGTTATCGCCGCACTTAGAAATGGTGGGGCTGAGCGCGTGCTAAACGTGCTAGCAAATGAGCTTAGCAAAGACAATGAGATCACTATCGCCCTGCTTGAAGAGGATCTTGGACTTTATAAATTTAGTGAAAAGATAAATATCATAAACCTTAACGTCACTGGCTCAGGGCTGGCTTTAAAATTTAAGAAAATCCTCGCTCTTAGAGTGCTTTTTAAAGAGCAAAGGGCTGATCTGATAATGAGCTTTATCGACTGGACAAACGTCGCTTGCGTGCTGGCAAATTTGGGGCTAAAGAGCAAACTAATAGCAACCGAGCATCACGAGCACAGCTACTTAAAAAGCAAAATCGCAAGCGCTATGCGTGATATTAGCTACCGCTTTATAGATGGCCTAAGCGTGCTAAGCAAAAGTGACTACGACTACTATAAATTTGCCAAAAATCGCGAGGTTATCCACAACCCACTTTTTATCGATGTGCCTGAAATTTGTGAGAAGCAAAATGTCATCCTAAGCGTGGCAAGGCTGGAGGCGGTAAAGGGCTATGATGTCTATTTTGAGGCACTTAGCAAGGTGAGTAAGAGCTTGCTTGATGGCTGGGAGATAAAGATCGCAGGCAGTGGCAGGCAAGAAGTGCAGCTAAAGCAAATGGCGTCAAATTTAGGGCTTAACGTCAAATTTTTAGGTCATATGAGCGATGTTAGCAAGCTTTATAGTGAGGCAAAAATTTTTACTCTTTGCTCACGAAGTGAGGGGCTTTCAAATGTGCTAATAGAATCAGGCGCTTTTGGTTGCGCTAGGCTAAGTAGCGACACCGTGGGCGCAAGGGAGCTTATTAGAGAGGGCATAGACGGGCTTATCTTTAAAAATGGCGACGCAGATGATCTAAAAGATAAGCTTGAAATGCTTTTAAAAGATGAAAATTTAAGGCAAAAACTAGCAAAAAACGCCAGCGAAAGTGCAAATTTATTTAGCAAAGAAAATATCATAAAGCAGTGGCGAGAATTTATAAAAAAGGTTGTTAGCAAGTGA